In Brassica napus cultivar Da-Ae chromosome C2, Da-Ae, whole genome shotgun sequence, the sequence TTTGTAACACTATTTCGACtcattgatctaataaaacacgtCTTTGTCTTGACCCACCGACGAGAACTCGTCCTTTCTCTTTACTAGTTTATCGACAGTCTCGGTTCAAACAGTTGGCACTCACCGTGGGGCAGACAGAGTAGCGTCAACAAAATATCATGACTCGACCCGACTCGCCGTCCGACGACGAGTCACCTGTGACTGAAGGCACTCCGACAGCAGCGGCCTTCACAGATACCATACTCGAGAGGATGGCACAGCAAGACGCCGTCCAGAAGGCGACGAACGAACAACTCGCCGCCATCGCCGCCATCTTGGCTCCTTTGGCCGGAAACTCAGGCGATCCGGCCTCGACGGTCCGAAAACAGCTGTTCGACACTTACCGACCAGTCGGCGCAGAAAACACGACGAACAGAAACGCCGCCCAGGTTCAAACACCCGGTGGCGTAGATCTCGTTACCGTCCAGGAACTCGCCGAGCTTAAGCAGTCGTTCCTGGACATGAAAGACCGAATGCTTGAAGGACGTACTTTGGCGCCGTTAATCGAACGCGTCCTCGCCGAAACCCTAAAAACCCCCTTTTCTCGGTGAATCACCGATGTACTATACCGATCAGCCGAGAAAATCAGCCTTTCGAATTTTGCCGGAAAGGCAGACCCGGCTGACCATATTACCGCATTCAACATCGCGATGGGTCGAACTAACTTTTCCGATGAGGAAAGAGACGCTGGCTACTGTTGGCTCTTCATTGAGAGTCTTCAAGGTCCAGCCCTTGGATGGTTCACTGGATTGGGACAAGATTCCATCAACGACTTTCACGACCTGACGTCCGCGTTCCTCAAGCAGTATGTTTACGAGACAAGAAGCGACCTTATCCAACCTTTGGAACCTATCTCAGGGAGCGAACCAAAGCCTCCGCGACTTCATGGAGAAGTTCAAAACTGTCGCTTCGAAGGTGCATATCCCGAACATCATCACCGTTGACGCGTTACTTTAAGTCCCTGTTCGCGAGGATCTCTATAGAAACCCCACAAACTCACTTCAAGATGCTATCACGAGgtcgaacaacttcatccgGATGGAAGAGGACACATCAGCGATACTCAAGAAAATGAATGCGGCCGCTAAACAGACGACTGCTCCAAAAGCTCTTGAGGCACGCCAAGAACCCCGACAACACGCCACATGCAACAAGCCCAATCAGCAGAAAAGCTTTGTCTACATTGTCGAAGATAAAAACCCACCCCCGGGGTCGACTGTCGTCGTATGCGAGAAGGGTTGGAACATCTGGGAGAACGACGAGAAGCCGCAAACCTCTTCGGCACCTTCAACTTTGACTCCTGGCCCGACCGAGCCAAACCTATGGTGCAGCTTTCATAAGTCCAAGGCGCATGATACGAGGAACTGCAGGCAGCTGGTCGATGTGCTTTTCTCATCTTATGAAAACAGAACAGCCAACGTCGGGCTTCCCAAGCCTAGGCAGAACAACACCAAGAGCTggagaaaaaacaaagaaaagaaagctcATAAAAATCAAGACAAGGCCGGAGCCCGACCCAAACGCGCAGAAGATGACAAACCAGAGGAGCAGGACGAAGACGAGGGCGAAGCGCAAATTGAAGAAGAGCAACCTCGTAACTATTGACGCGTCCAAGTTATCCTCGCTCGACCAAGTTCCTCCTCGGATGAAGAAGAGGACAGAAAAGGCCGCGTTTCGCACGAATCTTCCAACAAGCGACCAAGTGAAACGACATACCGGAAGAGTCAAATGACTTGAGAAACAAGCTCAGGCGAAAGTCGCAGACAATCAACCATGGGCATGGCCTTCATTCAATCATCGAAGAGTCCAAGGCTAAAAGAGTCAAAGATTCCAGTGTTCAACCCCAGCTAAAGCCACGAGTTGTCGACCTACGCGATCAGCTCAACTCGAAATCAGAAGACCTCAGGATCAAGCTCAAACGACCTAAACGTTCTGACTTACAACGAAGGCTGGGGGTAACGAAAGCCATGAACGGTGATGGACACGAACCTATTGACGAGGACTCGTCTAACGACCTAAGGGTCCATCTACAAAACAGACGGGTCATGCGCACCCCTTTCGTAAACGTGATTATGGGAGGCTCGCCACCTTGCGGCGACTCGGTGCGGTCAGTCAAGGACCATCGATGACAGGAAGAAACCTCGAAGAAGTGGCCATCAAAACCTGAGAATGATCCCT encodes:
- the LOC106383573 gene encoding uncharacterized protein LOC106383573, which codes for MGRTNFSDEERDAGYCWLFIESLQGPALGWFTGLGQDSINDFHDLTSAFLKQYVYETRSDLIQPLEPISGSEPKPPRLHGEVQNCRFEVPVREDLYRNPTNSLQDAITRSNNFIRMEEDTSAILKKMNAAAKQTTAPKALEARQEPRQHATCNKPNQQKSFVYIVEDKNPPPGSTVVVCEKGWNIWENDEKPQTSSAPSTLTPGPTEPNLWCSFHKSKAHDTRNCRQLVDVLFSSYENRTANVGLPKPRQNNTKSWRKNKEKKAHKNQDKAGARPKRAEDDKPEEQDEDEGEAQIEEEQPRNY